The Halomicronema hongdechloris C2206 genome includes a window with the following:
- a CDS encoding serine hydrolase produces MYLSSDVAAAALRIPLQQPPGQRFDYNNANTQLLSLVLERATGRPLPCLSLSAAVATPAGRKRPDLARSSPRSGQALLLSVHRCQGLG; encoded by the coding sequence ATGTATTTGAGCTCCGATGTGGCTGCCGCTGCCCTGCGGATCCCATTGCAGCAGCCTCCGGGCCAGCGTTTCGACTACAACAATGCCAATACCCAGCTCCTGAGCCTAGTGCTGGAGCGGGCCACCGGTAGACCCCTTCCATGCCTATCTCTCTCGGCGGCTGTGGCAACCCCTGCAGGCAGGAAACGCCCAGATCTGGCTAGATCGTCCCCGCGGTCGGGCCAAGCCCTTTTGCTGTCTGTTCACCGATGCCAGGGCCTGGGCTAA
- the psbP gene encoding photosystem II reaction center PsbP translates to MLKRIAILFGIVLTIGLQGCFSFGTGLQSYTDSYAGYEFLYPTGWVEVDVSGAANVVFHDIIHETENVSVVTSPVPEGRTLADLGSPTDVGYKLSKSINALAEGDRDVTLVNAQKIDSGDKTYYILEYVADLPTGKRHNLASAIVRRGKLFTFNASTSENRWDKVEDLLKQSVGSFKVY, encoded by the coding sequence ATGCTTAAACGGATAGCTATCCTGTTTGGGATCGTCTTAACTATTGGCCTGCAAGGCTGCTTCTCCTTTGGCACTGGCCTACAGAGCTACACCGATAGCTATGCAGGGTACGAGTTTCTCTATCCCACCGGTTGGGTGGAGGTAGACGTTTCCGGGGCGGCCAATGTGGTTTTCCACGACATCATCCACGAAACCGAAAATGTCAGTGTCGTCACCAGCCCGGTCCCAGAGGGCAGAACCTTAGCAGATCTAGGCAGCCCCACCGATGTGGGCTATAAGCTGTCTAAGAGCATCAATGCCCTGGCCGAGGGCGATCGAGATGTCACCCTGGTCAATGCCCAAAAAATTGACAGCGGCGACAAAACTTACTACATCCTGGAATACGTCGCTGACTTACCCACCGGTAAACGCCATAATCTGGCTAGCGCCATTGTTCGCCGAGGCAAGCTGTTCACCTTTAATGCCTCTACCAGCGAGAACCGCTGGGATAAGGTAGAAGACCTGCTAAAACAATCGGTGGGATCGTTTAAGGTCTATTGA
- a CDS encoding Maf family protein: MTDAVPQFILASASKARRLLLVSAGIHPFVCPSQFDESRVQLEDPAALVSALAKGKANVVAAQFLQGLVLGCDSVLALGGQVYGKPTDRDDAIARWQQQRGNIGELYTGHALIAPSGLALVRCQVTRIHFADPSDEQIEAYVDSGEPMHCAGAFAIDGRGGLFIEKIEGCHSNVIGLSLPLLRQMLDEIGYSVTDFW; encoded by the coding sequence ATGACAGACGCTGTGCCCCAATTCATCTTGGCCTCAGCCTCCAAGGCCCGGCGGCTGTTATTAGTGTCCGCTGGGATTCATCCCTTTGTTTGTCCCAGCCAATTCGATGAATCACGAGTGCAGCTAGAGGATCCCGCCGCCCTGGTTAGTGCCCTGGCCAAGGGGAAGGCCAATGTGGTGGCGGCCCAGTTTCTGCAGGGGTTGGTCCTAGGTTGCGATTCAGTATTGGCCCTAGGGGGGCAGGTCTACGGCAAGCCGACAGACCGTGATGATGCGATCGCACGCTGGCAGCAGCAGCGCGGCAACATCGGAGAACTATATACGGGGCACGCCCTAATTGCCCCCAGTGGTCTGGCCCTGGTGCGGTGCCAAGTCACCCGCATTCACTTTGCCGACCCCAGCGACGAGCAGATCGAAGCCTATGTCGATTCCGGCGAACCCATGCACTGCGCTGGCGCCTTCGCCATCGATGGTCGCGGTGGTCTCTTCATCGAGAAAATCGAAGGCTGCCATAGCAACGTGATTGGCCTCAGTCTGCCACTGCTGCGCCAGATGCTCGACGAAATCGGCTATTCCGTCACCGACTTCTGGTAA